DNA sequence from the Candidatus Fluviicola riflensis genome:
AGGATGTTTGTTTTCGGGCAGGCATCCTTTTTTGGTGAGAATTTGAAGCCACTGATTTTGTTTGACACAAATCATCCTGAGGCTGACACGGTACCGCAGATTTTCTTAGATAAATCACTAAGTCCCGTAGAGACGTAATATGGTAACGACAGCCCTACTCTAAGCATTTACCCCGTAGGAGTAAGACATACAAATGTTGATATCCCATCCCTACGGGATGGATTAAAAAGGGTATGATCTGCTTATTACCATATCACGTCCCTACGGGACTATACGAATACCTGATTATCCTTTTATATGTAAAATTTCATATCATATGTAGCAAAAAGAAATACATCCATTATTACTATCTTTCCCCAAAAATCCCGATTTATGAACAGTTTATTTTCCAAAGAACATGTTGAAGCGCTCATTGAACGTATTCAACAATTAACACCGGAGCATCAGGCGCAGTGGGGAAAAATGAATGTTAGTCAGATGCTGGCCCACTGCTCTTCCACGATGGAGGTTGCCCGCGACCAAAAACACCTCAAGCGTATGATGATCGGCTATCTATTGGGCGGATTGCTCAAAAAGCACTTTTACAACGATTCGCCGGTGAAGAAAAACAATCCGACTCATCCTTATTTCGTGCACACCGATACAAATGAACTGGAAGTTGAAAAAGAACATTTAATCAATCATTTGCGTTCATTTCAGGAAGGCGGGACAACCAAATGCACCAAACAATCGCATGCCTTTTTTGGTAAATTGACCGAAGAACAATGGGCGATGGGAATGTATAAACACACTTCTCATCATTTAGAACAATTCGGAGTTTAATCATGGAATTTATTGCGCAGGAATTAGACGACTATGTTTGCAAACATACAAGTCCGGAGAACGAGCTTTTAGCGAAACTGAACCGTGAGACGCATCTGAAAATCATGCAACCACGTATGTTGAGCGGGCATTTCCAGGGACGTGTATTAAGTATGCTTTCACACATGATCCATCCGGAACGCATTCTTGAAATTGGCACATATACGGGTTACTCAGCGCTTTGTCTGGCGGAAGGATTAACCGAAACCGGTAAACTCATTACAATCGATGTCAATGCGCAGCTGGAATCATTTGTGCGTGAACAATTTAAAAAAAGCGAACTCAACTCAAAAATCGATTTTCGGATTGCCAATGCCATGGAATTGATTCCGCAACTCGACGAACAATTCGACATTGTGTTCATTGATGCCGATAAACAGAATTACATCAATTACTACCACCTGGTATTCGATAAAGTAAAAAAAGGCGGATATATTTTGGCAGACAACGTGCTTTGGTCGGGAAAAGTGACCGGCGATTACGAAAAGCTGGACAAAGACACACGATTACTCATGGATTTTAACAAGCTTGTTCAGGAAGATGAACGTGTGGAAAATGTATTGCTACCTATCCGGGATGGGATAATGATTGCCCGGAAGATCTGAATTTCATGAGTTTCGTGGGCTTTCAGTTCAGCGAGTTTTTAAG
Encoded proteins:
- a CDS encoding methyltransferase, encoding MEFIAQELDDYVCKHTSPENELLAKLNRETHLKIMQPRMLSGHFQGRVLSMLSHMIHPERILEIGTYTGYSALCLAEGLTETGKLITIDVNAQLESFVREQFKKSELNSKIDFRIANAMELIPQLDEQFDIVFIDADKQNYINYYHLVFDKVKKGGYILADNVLWSGKVTGDYEKLDKDTRLLMDFNKLVQEDERVENVLLPIRDGIMIARKI